Proteins from a single region of Hermetia illucens chromosome 3, iHerIll2.2.curated.20191125, whole genome shotgun sequence:
- the LOC119652482 gene encoding protein brambleberry-like isoform X2 — MSCDKLIEEKKSRIQNRSLIARNNENEMKKWLNVLKLYLFVISLLLLNTQINGSWSSFFEYIWPKRTGRLFGGDVQSLPHVPFEVGERDEKFISESAKVIGRKLSELDFCQQKIILLLRNSCSSLDDEQVGKLAVLLMNCQLQSEGRRGYECTEGMALEQCTSSIPEDVQQLYHDFQNRAKTICLVIRQDQFRGLAEITVNNLIASTHENIDLMTDLKKSQHEMQRVSLNAIEEIADNGLKLLEQQQDLLKIAESHRINSDHNLQLVLRERNVLKAGHMEISSVIMDLKSQMQTSLANFRDQSGRANEVYNALLGDITELHGTTEKIAQRLDEASRLILEQHKLAKNEFQETVTQLREVNDIVDKLSGVVKEFQDSYKEKMQWLRSQIGGSEETLIKQLGTISIHVVYLMVGMLCLIFVNAEMLSRVLFLLIVFLNMVAVSYQLIQLDISILTQTIAVVLGTKYAYSLLQKFDWKKCFEINRKTVVGKNPLNQEFSKNNSISRGSFGDVRTTRSEISTTARTAIHFDRNNNNNNVDEDENEGAAIGRRTTLPPMPYTQISNGDEQFSDRSRSSTPFSGRSSYSVGGVNRCKALTARGTQCQLTAVKTYCRIHERPSYER; from the exons ATGAGTTGTGACAaattaattgaagaaaaaaaatcaagaatacAAAATCGGTCTTTGATAGCTAGGAACAAcgagaatgaaatgaaaaagtgGCTGAATGTGTT AAAACTTTATTTGTTTGTAATAAGTCTGCTGCTTCTGAACACGCAAATTAACGGGAGTTGGTCTTCGTTTTTTGAGTATATTTGGCCAAAGCGAACAG GGCGACTGTTCGGCGGCGATGTGCAATCCTTACCGCATGTGCCATTTGAAGTGGGAGAACGTGATGAGAAATTCATCTCTGAGTCCGCCAAGGTTATCGGAAGAAAGTTGAGCGAACTTGACTTCTGCCAGCAAAAA ATAATTCTGCTCCTCCGCAATTCATGCAGCTCTCTTGATGATGAGCAGGTGGGAAAGTTGGCAGTTCTTCTCATGAACTGCCAACTCCAATCAGAGGGGCGAAGAGGGTACGAGTGCACGGAGGGCATGGCGCTGGAACAGTGCACGTCCTCTATCCCGGAGGATGTCCAACAGCTCTACCATGACTTCCAGAACCGAGCAAAAACGATTTGCCTAGTCATCCGTCAGGACCAGTTCCGTGGCTTAGCTGAGATAACCGTCAACAATTTGATTGCGTCGACTCATGAAAACATTGATTTGATGACTGACCTCAAGAAGAGCCAACATGAAATGCAGCGGGTGAGCTTAAACGCGATCGAAGAAATCGCCGACAACGGTTTAAAGTTGCTTGAGCAACAGCAAGATCTCCTTAAAATCGCAGAAAGCCATCGTATAAATTCTGACCACAATTTGCAATTGGTGCTGCGAGAGCGAAATGTTTTAAAAGCTGGGCATATGGAGATTTCTTCAGTGATAATGGATTTGAAGTCACAAATGC AGACGAGTTTGGCGAATTTTCGGGATCAGAGTGGACGTGCAAATGAAGTGTACAATGCGCTGTTGGGTGATATTACAGAACTGCATGGGACAACTGAGAAAATTGCACAACGTTTGGACGAAGCCAGCCGTTTGATTCTCGAGCAGCATAAGCTCGCAAAAAATGAATTCCAGGAGACTGTTACGCAGCTGCGAGAAGTGAATGATATCGTTGACAAACTATCGGGAGTTGTAAAGGAATTCCAAGATAGTTACAAGGAAAAGATGCAATGGTTGCGATCGCAAATAGGCGGATCAGAAG AAACCTTGATCAAACAACTTGGTACAATCTCAATCCACGTTGTTTACCTAATGGTAGGCATGCTGTGTCTGATATTTGTAAATGCCGAAATGCTGAGTCGCGTCCTTTTTCTGTTGATTGTGTTTCTTAATATGGTCGCCGTTTCCTATCAGCTCATCCAGCTGGACATATCAATACTGACACAAACGATTGCAGTTGTTCTTGGGA CAAAGTACGCTTATTCTCTTCTACAAAAATTTGATTGGAAAAAATGCTTCGAAATCAATCGAAAAACAGTGGTTGGAAAAAATCCGCTGAACCAGGAGTTTTCAAAGAATAACAGCATCAGTAGGGGCAGCTTCGGGGATGTTCGCACAACTCGAAGTGAAATTTCAACAACTGCGCGCACTGCAATTCACTTCGACAggaacaacaataacaacaatgtTGACGAGGATGAAAACGAGGGTGCGGCAATTGGAAGGCGAACTACTTTGCCGCCAATGCCTTATACGCAGATCAGCAATGGCGACGAACAATTTTCAGATCGAAGCAGAAG CTCCACACCCTTCTCAGGTCGGTCATCATATTCCGTTGGTGGCGTTAATCGGTGCAAAGCACTAACCGCTCGAGGAACTCAGTGTCAGCTGACAGCAGTGAAAACTTATTGTAGAATTCATGAAAGACCTTCGTATGAGCGATAA
- the LOC119652482 gene encoding protein brambleberry-like isoform X3 has translation MSTRKLYLFVISLLLLNTQINGSWSSFFEYIWPKRTGRLFGGDVQSLPHVPFEVGERDEKFISESAKVIGRKLSELDFCQQKIILLLRNSCSSLDDEQVGKLAVLLMNCQLQSEGRRGYECTEGMALEQCTSSIPEDVQQLYHDFQNRAKTICLVIRQDQFRGLAEITVNNLIASTHENIDLMTDLKKSQHEMQRVSLNAIEEIADNGLKLLEQQQDLLKIAESHRINSDHNLQLVLRERNVLKAGHMEISSVIMDLKSQMQTSLANFRDQSGRANEVYNALLGDITELHGTTEKIAQRLDEASRLILEQHKLAKNEFQETVTQLREVNDIVDKLSGVVKEFQDSYKEKMQWLRSQIGGSEETLIKQLGTISIHVVYLMVGMLCLIFVNAEMLSRVLFLLIVFLNMVAVSYQLIQLDISILTQTIAVVLGTKYAYSLLQKFDWKKCFEINRKTVVGKNPLNQEFSKNNSISRGSFGDVRTTRSEISTTARTAIHFDRNNNNNNVDEDENEGAAIGRRTTLPPMPYTQISNGDEQFSDRSRSSTPFSGRSSYSVGGVNRCKALTARGTQCQLTAVKTYCRIHERPSYER, from the exons ATGAGTACAAG AAAACTTTATTTGTTTGTAATAAGTCTGCTGCTTCTGAACACGCAAATTAACGGGAGTTGGTCTTCGTTTTTTGAGTATATTTGGCCAAAGCGAACAG GGCGACTGTTCGGCGGCGATGTGCAATCCTTACCGCATGTGCCATTTGAAGTGGGAGAACGTGATGAGAAATTCATCTCTGAGTCCGCCAAGGTTATCGGAAGAAAGTTGAGCGAACTTGACTTCTGCCAGCAAAAA ATAATTCTGCTCCTCCGCAATTCATGCAGCTCTCTTGATGATGAGCAGGTGGGAAAGTTGGCAGTTCTTCTCATGAACTGCCAACTCCAATCAGAGGGGCGAAGAGGGTACGAGTGCACGGAGGGCATGGCGCTGGAACAGTGCACGTCCTCTATCCCGGAGGATGTCCAACAGCTCTACCATGACTTCCAGAACCGAGCAAAAACGATTTGCCTAGTCATCCGTCAGGACCAGTTCCGTGGCTTAGCTGAGATAACCGTCAACAATTTGATTGCGTCGACTCATGAAAACATTGATTTGATGACTGACCTCAAGAAGAGCCAACATGAAATGCAGCGGGTGAGCTTAAACGCGATCGAAGAAATCGCCGACAACGGTTTAAAGTTGCTTGAGCAACAGCAAGATCTCCTTAAAATCGCAGAAAGCCATCGTATAAATTCTGACCACAATTTGCAATTGGTGCTGCGAGAGCGAAATGTTTTAAAAGCTGGGCATATGGAGATTTCTTCAGTGATAATGGATTTGAAGTCACAAATGC AGACGAGTTTGGCGAATTTTCGGGATCAGAGTGGACGTGCAAATGAAGTGTACAATGCGCTGTTGGGTGATATTACAGAACTGCATGGGACAACTGAGAAAATTGCACAACGTTTGGACGAAGCCAGCCGTTTGATTCTCGAGCAGCATAAGCTCGCAAAAAATGAATTCCAGGAGACTGTTACGCAGCTGCGAGAAGTGAATGATATCGTTGACAAACTATCGGGAGTTGTAAAGGAATTCCAAGATAGTTACAAGGAAAAGATGCAATGGTTGCGATCGCAAATAGGCGGATCAGAAG AAACCTTGATCAAACAACTTGGTACAATCTCAATCCACGTTGTTTACCTAATGGTAGGCATGCTGTGTCTGATATTTGTAAATGCCGAAATGCTGAGTCGCGTCCTTTTTCTGTTGATTGTGTTTCTTAATATGGTCGCCGTTTCCTATCAGCTCATCCAGCTGGACATATCAATACTGACACAAACGATTGCAGTTGTTCTTGGGA CAAAGTACGCTTATTCTCTTCTACAAAAATTTGATTGGAAAAAATGCTTCGAAATCAATCGAAAAACAGTGGTTGGAAAAAATCCGCTGAACCAGGAGTTTTCAAAGAATAACAGCATCAGTAGGGGCAGCTTCGGGGATGTTCGCACAACTCGAAGTGAAATTTCAACAACTGCGCGCACTGCAATTCACTTCGACAggaacaacaataacaacaatgtTGACGAGGATGAAAACGAGGGTGCGGCAATTGGAAGGCGAACTACTTTGCCGCCAATGCCTTATACGCAGATCAGCAATGGCGACGAACAATTTTCAGATCGAAGCAGAAG CTCCACACCCTTCTCAGGTCGGTCATCATATTCCGTTGGTGGCGTTAATCGGTGCAAAGCACTAACCGCTCGAGGAACTCAGTGTCAGCTGACAGCAGTGAAAACTTATTGTAGAATTCATGAAAGACCTTCGTATGAGCGATAA
- the LOC119652482 gene encoding protein brambleberry-like isoform X1, which translates to MFLSAFKLPKKMSCDKLIEEKKSRIQNRSLIARNNENEMKKWLNVLKLYLFVISLLLLNTQINGSWSSFFEYIWPKRTGRLFGGDVQSLPHVPFEVGERDEKFISESAKVIGRKLSELDFCQQKIILLLRNSCSSLDDEQVGKLAVLLMNCQLQSEGRRGYECTEGMALEQCTSSIPEDVQQLYHDFQNRAKTICLVIRQDQFRGLAEITVNNLIASTHENIDLMTDLKKSQHEMQRVSLNAIEEIADNGLKLLEQQQDLLKIAESHRINSDHNLQLVLRERNVLKAGHMEISSVIMDLKSQMQTSLANFRDQSGRANEVYNALLGDITELHGTTEKIAQRLDEASRLILEQHKLAKNEFQETVTQLREVNDIVDKLSGVVKEFQDSYKEKMQWLRSQIGGSEETLIKQLGTISIHVVYLMVGMLCLIFVNAEMLSRVLFLLIVFLNMVAVSYQLIQLDISILTQTIAVVLGTKYAYSLLQKFDWKKCFEINRKTVVGKNPLNQEFSKNNSISRGSFGDVRTTRSEISTTARTAIHFDRNNNNNNVDEDENEGAAIGRRTTLPPMPYTQISNGDEQFSDRSRSSTPFSGRSSYSVGGVNRCKALTARGTQCQLTAVKTYCRIHERPSYER; encoded by the exons ATGTTCCTTTCAGCATTCAAATTACCAAAGAAGATGAGTTGTGACAaattaattgaagaaaaaaaatcaagaatacAAAATCGGTCTTTGATAGCTAGGAACAAcgagaatgaaatgaaaaagtgGCTGAATGTGTT AAAACTTTATTTGTTTGTAATAAGTCTGCTGCTTCTGAACACGCAAATTAACGGGAGTTGGTCTTCGTTTTTTGAGTATATTTGGCCAAAGCGAACAG GGCGACTGTTCGGCGGCGATGTGCAATCCTTACCGCATGTGCCATTTGAAGTGGGAGAACGTGATGAGAAATTCATCTCTGAGTCCGCCAAGGTTATCGGAAGAAAGTTGAGCGAACTTGACTTCTGCCAGCAAAAA ATAATTCTGCTCCTCCGCAATTCATGCAGCTCTCTTGATGATGAGCAGGTGGGAAAGTTGGCAGTTCTTCTCATGAACTGCCAACTCCAATCAGAGGGGCGAAGAGGGTACGAGTGCACGGAGGGCATGGCGCTGGAACAGTGCACGTCCTCTATCCCGGAGGATGTCCAACAGCTCTACCATGACTTCCAGAACCGAGCAAAAACGATTTGCCTAGTCATCCGTCAGGACCAGTTCCGTGGCTTAGCTGAGATAACCGTCAACAATTTGATTGCGTCGACTCATGAAAACATTGATTTGATGACTGACCTCAAGAAGAGCCAACATGAAATGCAGCGGGTGAGCTTAAACGCGATCGAAGAAATCGCCGACAACGGTTTAAAGTTGCTTGAGCAACAGCAAGATCTCCTTAAAATCGCAGAAAGCCATCGTATAAATTCTGACCACAATTTGCAATTGGTGCTGCGAGAGCGAAATGTTTTAAAAGCTGGGCATATGGAGATTTCTTCAGTGATAATGGATTTGAAGTCACAAATGC AGACGAGTTTGGCGAATTTTCGGGATCAGAGTGGACGTGCAAATGAAGTGTACAATGCGCTGTTGGGTGATATTACAGAACTGCATGGGACAACTGAGAAAATTGCACAACGTTTGGACGAAGCCAGCCGTTTGATTCTCGAGCAGCATAAGCTCGCAAAAAATGAATTCCAGGAGACTGTTACGCAGCTGCGAGAAGTGAATGATATCGTTGACAAACTATCGGGAGTTGTAAAGGAATTCCAAGATAGTTACAAGGAAAAGATGCAATGGTTGCGATCGCAAATAGGCGGATCAGAAG AAACCTTGATCAAACAACTTGGTACAATCTCAATCCACGTTGTTTACCTAATGGTAGGCATGCTGTGTCTGATATTTGTAAATGCCGAAATGCTGAGTCGCGTCCTTTTTCTGTTGATTGTGTTTCTTAATATGGTCGCCGTTTCCTATCAGCTCATCCAGCTGGACATATCAATACTGACACAAACGATTGCAGTTGTTCTTGGGA CAAAGTACGCTTATTCTCTTCTACAAAAATTTGATTGGAAAAAATGCTTCGAAATCAATCGAAAAACAGTGGTTGGAAAAAATCCGCTGAACCAGGAGTTTTCAAAGAATAACAGCATCAGTAGGGGCAGCTTCGGGGATGTTCGCACAACTCGAAGTGAAATTTCAACAACTGCGCGCACTGCAATTCACTTCGACAggaacaacaataacaacaatgtTGACGAGGATGAAAACGAGGGTGCGGCAATTGGAAGGCGAACTACTTTGCCGCCAATGCCTTATACGCAGATCAGCAATGGCGACGAACAATTTTCAGATCGAAGCAGAAG CTCCACACCCTTCTCAGGTCGGTCATCATATTCCGTTGGTGGCGTTAATCGGTGCAAAGCACTAACCGCTCGAGGAACTCAGTGTCAGCTGACAGCAGTGAAAACTTATTGTAGAATTCATGAAAGACCTTCGTATGAGCGATAA